A single Candidatus Limnocylindrales bacterium DNA region contains:
- the lptC gene encoding LPS export ABC transporter periplasmic protein LptC, whose amino-acid sequence MNRRLWRFVLAGLLVAGLVAVGLSMGRPGRLESVLDASRFTAEALPQLLQRIRNFHRVITREGRKVLEVSASEASYYKNDKAIEIIEPKVVFYEGGERAGEVAADKGRLYLDGTDVQAVEVMGKVRFELGRLRLEAENLSYERATNRILVRGRADLEAAEMSLSGTDLTIDMVERHVVMNGDVSMTLRPRDGGQG is encoded by the coding sequence ATGAACCGTCGACTGTGGCGCTTCGTCCTGGCGGGGCTGCTCGTGGCGGGGCTCGTCGCCGTCGGACTATCGATGGGACGGCCCGGGCGCCTGGAGTCCGTGCTCGATGCGAGCCGTTTCACCGCCGAGGCGCTGCCGCAGCTGCTGCAGCGCATCCGCAACTTCCATCGCGTCATCACGCGCGAGGGGCGCAAGGTCCTGGAGGTCTCGGCGAGCGAAGCCAGCTACTACAAGAACGACAAGGCCATCGAGATCATCGAGCCCAAGGTCGTCTTCTACGAAGGCGGCGAGCGCGCCGGCGAGGTGGCGGCCGACAAGGGCCGTCTGTACCTGGACGGCACCGACGTCCAGGCGGTCGAGGTCATGGGCAAGGTGCGCTTCGAGCTGGGACGGCTGCGGCTGGAGGCCGAGAACCTTTCCTACGAGCGCGCGACCAATCGCATCCTGGTGCGCGGGCGCGCCGATCTCGAAGCGGCGGAGATGAGCCTGTCGGGTACAGACCTCACGATAGACATGGTAGAACGCCACGTCGTCATGAACGGAGACGTCAGCATGACCCTGCGCCCCCGCGACGGAGGCCAGGGGTGA
- a CDS encoding CTP synthase: MSTTEGRPTKYIFVTGGVVSALGKGLASASMGALLESSGLKVSMLKMDPYINVDPGTMSPFQHGEVYVTDDGYEADLDLGHYERFITNGMGRRNNVTTGSVYYEVIKKERRGDYLGATVQVIPHITDEIKSRIRTAAEGCDILLGEVGGTVGDIESLPFLEAIRQMRAEAGHDNVLFVHLTLVPYIGAAGEIKTKPTQHSVKELTGLGIQPDILLLRCDRPLSDSVKEKVALFCNVDKKSVMEARDVDSIYKLPLALQEQGLHNRITEKLHIWTGAPKLVAWERVVHTLENPKDRVRIAMVGKYANLADSYKSLNESLTHGGLANDCAVDIIHIDSEEVETKGILAEVAMADAIMVPMGFGPRGTEGKIAAVRYARENGVPFLGICYGMQMAVIEFARHVCGLEGAHTTEADPKTPHPVIDLMVAQQALADKGGTMRLGAYPCAIKEGTLAHRTYGKRKISERHRHRYEFNNAYREVIEKKGMTLSGTSPDGNLVEMIEIPAHPWFLACQFHPEFKSKPLDPHPIFKGFIRAALHHKQHRRETPPLKGLRVVGSTDE, from the coding sequence ATGAGCACGACGGAAGGCAGACCCACCAAATACATCTTCGTCACCGGCGGCGTGGTCTCGGCGCTCGGCAAGGGGTTGGCCTCGGCATCGATGGGCGCGCTGCTGGAGAGCTCGGGCCTGAAGGTCTCGATGCTCAAGATGGACCCGTACATCAACGTCGACCCGGGCACGATGAGCCCGTTCCAGCACGGCGAGGTCTACGTCACCGACGACGGCTACGAGGCCGACCTCGACCTCGGCCACTACGAGCGCTTCATCACCAACGGCATGGGACGGCGCAATAACGTCACCACCGGCAGCGTCTACTACGAGGTCATCAAGAAGGAACGCCGCGGCGATTATCTCGGCGCCACCGTGCAGGTGATCCCGCACATCACCGATGAGATCAAGAGCCGCATCCGCACCGCTGCCGAAGGGTGCGACATCCTGCTCGGCGAGGTCGGCGGCACCGTCGGCGACATCGAGAGCCTGCCCTTCCTCGAGGCAATCCGGCAGATGCGTGCCGAGGCCGGACACGACAACGTGCTGTTCGTGCACCTGACGCTGGTGCCGTACATCGGCGCCGCCGGCGAGATCAAGACCAAGCCCACGCAGCACAGCGTCAAGGAGCTGACGGGCCTCGGCATCCAGCCCGACATCCTGCTGCTGCGCTGCGACCGCCCGCTCTCGGACAGCGTCAAGGAGAAGGTCGCGTTGTTCTGCAACGTCGACAAGAAGTCGGTCATGGAGGCGCGCGACGTCGACAGCATCTACAAGCTGCCGCTGGCGCTGCAGGAGCAGGGCCTGCACAACCGCATCACCGAGAAGCTGCACATCTGGACCGGCGCACCCAAGCTGGTGGCGTGGGAGCGCGTGGTGCACACGCTCGAGAACCCGAAGGACCGCGTGCGCATCGCGATGGTCGGCAAGTACGCCAACCTCGCCGATTCGTACAAGTCACTGAACGAGTCGCTGACGCACGGCGGGCTGGCCAACGACTGCGCCGTCGACATCATCCACATCGATTCGGAAGAAGTGGAGACCAAGGGCATTCTCGCCGAAGTCGCCATGGCCGACGCCATCATGGTCCCGATGGGCTTCGGCCCGCGCGGCACCGAAGGAAAGATCGCGGCGGTGCGGTATGCGCGCGAGAACGGTGTGCCGTTTCTCGGCATCTGCTACGGCATGCAGATGGCGGTGATCGAGTTCGCCCGGCACGTCTGCGGCCTCGAGGGCGCGCACACGACCGAAGCGGACCCGAAGACACCGCATCCCGTGATCGACCTGATGGTCGCGCAGCAGGCGCTGGCCGACAAGGGCGGCACGATGCGACTTGGCGCCTATCCGTGCGCGATCAAGGAAGGCACGCTGGCGCACCGCACCTACGGCAAGCGCAAGATCAGCGAGCGCCACCGCCACCGCTACGAGTTCAACAACGCCTATCGCGAGGTGATCGAGAAGAAGGGCATGACGCTGTCTGGCACCTCACCCGACGGCAACCTGGTCGAGATGATCGAGATCCCGGCACATCCATGGTTCCTGGCCTGCCAGTTCCATCCCGAGTTCAAGAGCAAGCCGCTCGATCCGCACCCGATCTTCAAGGGCTTCATCCGCGCAGCCCTGCACCACAAGCAGCACCGCCGCGAGACGCCGCCGCTCAAGGGCCTTCGCGTCGTCGGCAGCACCGATGAGTGA
- the lptB gene encoding LPS export ABC transporter ATP-binding protein: MTTAEAVHPEHAGQGQVLRADGLLKRYGGRVVVDHLSLQVRQGEVVGLLGPNGAGKTTTFHMMVGFERPEGGSIVLGDHELSSMPMYERARAGIGYLPQEPSVFRRLSVEDNLLAILETLDLDEAQRRERLEALLEELGVTHVRKTMGAALSGGERRRVEIARALVISPKFMLLDEPFAGVDPIAVLDIQTIIAQLKKRGIGVLITDHNVSETLRICDRAYILNEGKVLEEGTPEYIASSRRAREIYLGERFRL, from the coding sequence GTGACCACCGCCGAAGCCGTCCATCCCGAGCACGCCGGCCAGGGCCAGGTCCTGCGCGCCGACGGCCTGCTCAAGCGCTACGGCGGCCGGGTGGTGGTCGATCATCTCTCGCTGCAGGTACGCCAGGGCGAGGTCGTGGGGCTCCTGGGGCCCAATGGCGCGGGCAAGACGACGACGTTCCACATGATGGTCGGCTTCGAGCGGCCCGAGGGCGGCTCGATCGTGCTCGGCGACCACGAGCTCTCCAGCATGCCGATGTACGAGCGTGCGCGTGCCGGCATCGGCTACCTGCCGCAGGAGCCCTCGGTGTTCCGGCGCCTGAGCGTCGAGGACAATCTCCTGGCAATCCTGGAGACCCTGGATCTGGACGAAGCGCAGCGCCGCGAGCGCCTCGAGGCGCTACTGGAGGAGCTCGGCGTCACGCACGTCCGCAAGACGATGGGCGCCGCCCTGTCCGGGGGCGAGCGACGCCGCGTCGAGATCGCTCGCGCTCTGGTGATCTCGCCGAAGTTCATGCTTCTGGACGAGCCGTTCGCCGGCGTCGATCCAATCGCCGTCCTCGACATCCAGACGATCATTGCGCAGCTCAAGAAGCGCGGGATCGGTGTGCTGATCACCGACCACAACGTCAGCGAGACGCTGCGGATCTGCGATCGCGCCTATATTCTCAACGAGGGCAAGGTGTTGGAGGAAGGTACGCCCGAGTACATCGCGTCGAGCCGCCGCGCTCGCGAGATTTATCTCGGAGAACGGTTCCGCCTCTAG
- the kdsB gene encoding 3-deoxy-manno-octulosonate cytidylyltransferase, translating to MLSSTNDVAVVVIPARYGSTRLPGKPLADLAGRPLIEHVWARARMAALPQRVLIATDDARIAQAMPEAAEVVMTAAHHRSGSDRVAEVAATLDCGIIVNVQGDLPMLDPALVDELIDCLRADPELGLATVAVPIESEEEFRNPSVVKVVCDARGRALYFSRAPIPHHRDDPGSFRGAYRHVGIYAYRRGTLLGFAELAPTPAEQAENLEQLRALENGIVIGVVRRAAGVPIEVDTPEDLATARRMLAATEPKGV from the coding sequence ATGCTTTCATCGACCAACGACGTCGCGGTCGTCGTCATCCCAGCCCGGTACGGGTCGACGAGACTGCCGGGCAAGCCATTGGCCGATCTGGCCGGCCGCCCGCTGATCGAGCACGTCTGGGCGCGCGCTCGCATGGCCGCTCTGCCGCAGCGCGTCCTCATTGCCACCGACGACGCCCGCATCGCCCAGGCCATGCCCGAGGCCGCCGAGGTCGTCATGACCGCCGCGCACCATCGCAGCGGCAGCGATCGCGTGGCGGAGGTCGCCGCCACCCTCGACTGCGGGATCATCGTCAACGTCCAGGGAGATCTGCCCATGCTCGATCCGGCCCTGGTCGACGAGCTCATCGACTGCCTGCGCGCCGATCCCGAGCTCGGCCTGGCAACGGTGGCGGTGCCCATCGAGAGCGAGGAGGAATTCCGCAATCCCTCGGTGGTCAAGGTCGTCTGTGACGCGCGCGGGCGCGCGCTCTACTTCTCGCGCGCGCCAATCCCGCACCACCGCGACGATCCAGGCAGTTTTCGCGGCGCCTACCGCCACGTCGGCATCTACGCGTACCGCCGCGGCACCCTGCTCGGGTTCGCCGAGCTGGCGCCGACGCCGGCCGAGCAGGCCGAGAACCTGGAGCAACTGCGGGCGCTGGAGAACGGAATCGTCATCGGCGTGGTACGACGCGCCGCCGGCGTGCCGATCGAAGTGGACACACCCGAGGATCTGGCGACGGCGCGGCGCATGCTCGCGGCCACGGAGCCGAAAGGTGTATGA
- the kdsA gene encoding 3-deoxy-8-phosphooctulonate synthase, translated as MSEVRPFRIGDGARSVEVGAGRLFLIAGPCVIESRDSVMRHSSALAEISAQVGVPIIFKASFDKANRTSHASFRGIGMEEGLKILAEARASSGLPVLTDVHETSQCAPTAEAVDVLQIPALLCRQTDLVQAAAATGKAVNIKKGQFLAPWDMKHALGKAREAERGADASRIMLTERGATFGYGNLVNDFRSLVIMRALGAPVIFDATHSVQLPGAGGDKSAGERRFIAPLARAAVAVGVDGLFMECHENPDQALSDGPNSLPLADLPDLLRSLLRIHEARHDGAP; from the coding sequence ATGAGTGAAGTCCGGCCTTTCCGCATCGGCGATGGCGCGCGCTCGGTCGAAGTGGGCGCGGGCAGGCTCTTCCTGATCGCCGGCCCCTGCGTCATCGAATCGCGCGACTCGGTCATGCGGCATTCGTCGGCGCTCGCCGAAATCAGCGCGCAGGTGGGAGTGCCCATCATCTTCAAGGCCTCCTTCGACAAGGCCAACCGCACCTCGCACGCCTCTTTTCGCGGCATCGGCATGGAGGAGGGACTGAAGATCCTGGCCGAGGCGCGCGCGAGCAGCGGCTTGCCCGTGCTGACCGACGTGCACGAGACGTCGCAGTGCGCGCCCACCGCCGAGGCCGTCGACGTGCTGCAGATCCCGGCGCTGCTGTGCCGGCAGACCGACCTGGTGCAGGCGGCGGCGGCCACGGGCAAGGCCGTCAACATCAAGAAAGGGCAGTTCCTGGCGCCATGGGACATGAAGCACGCGCTCGGCAAGGCGCGCGAGGCCGAGCGTGGTGCGGACGCGTCGCGCATCATGCTGACCGAGCGCGGCGCGACGTTCGGCTACGGCAACCTGGTCAACGACTTCCGCTCGCTCGTGATCATGCGCGCCCTCGGCGCACCGGTGATCTTCGATGCCACGCACTCGGTGCAGCTTCCCGGCGCCGGCGGCGACAAGTCGGCCGGCGAGCGGCGCTTCATCGCGCCGCTGGCGCGCGCTGCCGTCGCGGTGGGCGTCGACGGCCTGTTCATGGAGTGCCACGAGAACCCCGACCAGGCCCTCAGCGACGGCCCCAACTCGCTGCCGCTGGCCGATCTCCCCGACCTTCTCCGCTCCCTTCTGCGCATCCACGAGGCGCGGCATGACGGCGCTCCATGA
- a CDS encoding KpsF/GutQ family sugar-phosphate isomerase, producing the protein MNRRSDPQTALATARRVLSIECQALQEMGERLTEDFARAVDLILACNGRVVVTGMGKSGQICRKIAATMSSTGTSAFFLHAGEGVHGDLGMFARGDVCIAISNSGTTQEVLALLPAIKRLALPLIAITGGTRSPLAQAADVVLDVSVRIEACPMNLAPTASTTATLAMGDALAVAVLEAKGFTESDFAMLHPGGALGRKLLRVEEVMHAADAIALVSESMPLLETLRLITEGKLGTAGVVDGHGALLGVITDGDVRRALLRHGNLADKTACDVMTRNPKTVKAAALAEEALATMERHSITSLFILDGARRPVGLVHLHDLLKAGVA; encoded by the coding sequence ATGAATAGGCGCAGCGATCCACAAACCGCGCTGGCCACGGCGCGCCGCGTTCTGTCGATCGAATGCCAGGCCCTGCAGGAGATGGGCGAGCGGCTGACCGAGGACTTCGCCCGCGCCGTCGATCTGATTCTCGCCTGCAACGGCCGCGTCGTGGTCACGGGCATGGGCAAGTCCGGCCAGATCTGCCGCAAGATCGCCGCAACGATGTCGTCGACCGGGACCTCCGCGTTCTTCCTGCACGCCGGCGAAGGCGTGCACGGAGACCTCGGCATGTTCGCTCGCGGCGACGTCTGCATCGCGATCTCCAACAGCGGCACGACGCAGGAGGTGCTCGCACTGCTGCCGGCGATCAAGCGCCTTGCGCTGCCGCTGATCGCGATCACCGGCGGCACCAGGTCGCCGCTGGCGCAGGCGGCCGACGTCGTCCTCGACGTCAGCGTGCGCATCGAAGCCTGCCCGATGAATCTGGCGCCGACGGCGAGCACCACCGCCACGCTGGCGATGGGGGATGCGCTGGCGGTGGCGGTGCTGGAAGCCAAGGGCTTCACCGAAAGCGATTTCGCGATGCTCCATCCGGGCGGCGCGCTCGGCCGCAAGCTCCTGCGCGTCGAAGAGGTCATGCACGCCGCCGACGCGATCGCGCTGGTGTCCGAGAGCATGCCGCTCCTGGAGACGCTGCGGCTGATCACCGAAGGCAAGCTGGGAACGGCCGGCGTGGTCGACGGACACGGCGCGCTGCTCGGCGTGATCACCGACGGCGACGTCCGCCGCGCCTTGCTGCGCCACGGCAACCTCGCCGACAAGACCGCCTGCGACGTCATGACGCGCAATCCCAAGACGGTGAAGGCCGCCGCGCTGGCCGAGGAAGCGCTGGCGACGATGGAGCGGCACTCGATCACCTCGCTCTTCATCCTCGACGGCGCGCGGCGTCCGGTCGGGCTGGTGCACCTGCACGACCTGCTCAAGGCCGGCGTGGCCTGA
- a CDS encoding SLBB domain-containing protein produces MPRSTPRWPLASTLAIALLAAICGGCAPQNPRTALARSNEAVKQTEIDNFNDSLQLLAAQAAHVSGEYKIGPEDLIEVTFYDIEDTAGDPRVVTARVSNSGFITLPYIGKAQAAGYDPIELEEALRVQYKRFIHEPQITVHIQEYRSFRVSVVGNVKTPGVLELRGRKTLLEALAMAGGLDPDAGRSVRLTRVGNQDAQSVLIDLDQLAQTGDARLNPSLVPGDVINVPKAGIFYVEGMVNKPGAYPLLTETTVTQALVVAGGVDFDLSRASGTTVYRKRPDGEREAIAIDIAAIQAGRAPDMVVTADDVIVVPMSGAKLVVDKFMGLFRVGVSAATF; encoded by the coding sequence ATGCCTCGATCCACGCCTCGCTGGCCACTCGCATCCACGCTCGCCATCGCGCTGCTTGCAGCCATCTGCGGCGGGTGCGCACCTCAAAACCCACGAACGGCACTGGCTCGGTCGAACGAGGCAGTCAAGCAGACCGAGATCGACAATTTCAACGATTCGCTTCAGCTCCTCGCGGCGCAGGCTGCTCACGTTTCGGGCGAGTACAAGATCGGTCCGGAGGATCTGATCGAGGTCACCTTCTACGATATCGAGGACACCGCAGGCGATCCTCGCGTCGTGACGGCCCGCGTATCCAATTCGGGCTTCATTACGTTGCCCTACATCGGGAAAGCGCAGGCCGCGGGCTACGATCCGATCGAGCTCGAGGAGGCGCTCCGGGTCCAGTACAAGCGATTCATCCACGAGCCGCAGATCACGGTCCACATCCAGGAGTACCGCAGCTTTCGCGTCTCCGTCGTCGGCAACGTCAAGACGCCGGGAGTGCTCGAACTGCGCGGCAGAAAAACTCTGCTCGAGGCACTGGCAATGGCGGGCGGCTTAGACCCGGACGCCGGTCGCTCGGTGCGGCTGACCCGCGTCGGCAACCAGGATGCGCAATCGGTGCTGATCGATCTGGATCAACTCGCACAGACCGGCGATGCGCGCCTGAACCCGTCACTCGTTCCCGGTGACGTGATCAACGTGCCGAAGGCCGGCATCTTCTACGTCGAGGGCATGGTCAACAAACCCGGCGCCTACCCGCTCCTGACGGAGACGACGGTCACACAGGCGCTCGTGGTGGCCGGTGGCGTCGACTTCGACCTGTCACGGGCGTCGGGAACCACGGTTTATCGCAAACGACCCGATGGCGAGCGCGAGGCCATTGCGATCGATATCGCAGCGATCCAAGCCGGCCGGGCCCCCGACATGGTCGTTACCGCAGACGATGTGATCGTGGTTCCTATGTCGGGCGCGAAGCTGGTAGTCGACAAGTTCATGGGACTTTTCCGGGTAGGCGTGAGCGCCGCTACCTTCTGA
- a CDS encoding polysaccharide biosynthesis tyrosine autokinase, translated as MDRNDGRSLTPRNDPPVNPGADPPGPWRGYQAGPPDAFRYGESYMVVEEEVSYRHYLDFLLRRKWTIAAATTVCLVTALIYSLAATPTYRSRTVLQIQPNGPNIVDFASSIQQSINQVQAYKDFFQTQYSVLSSRALASRTVDALRLAEEPLFNPQLKEKGALGSFKEWLVALLPDDSADEQVDEKTAAEREHKMLVDLLLSNVIVSPKEESYLVEVAYIAEDPKLAQRIVSTMAKQYVELTMDQSIGSAATAKDFIEQQLTVTKSRLEESEVALQAFAKGKDIYAIEEEDKVLRDRLDDLSKRVTEAEAERIRLEAEHLQVQGPMRASMPGIIDNPLLKTLKDQLSEAEAELALLRQTFSNEFPDVRSMAAKVASLQKQLKETEQGLVNSVASAYQTAVQREKDLRKTLDEHQAAVADFEAKSVMFNIMKRDIDTNRQLYENLLSRYKEIEVAGAMRASNITVLDQAEVPLKHHRPLLALNLALALVVGLFGGVGVAVSQEYLDDTVKSPEDVERAARLATLAAVPVFAAPEDTAAMTTYSPDRQVAVLPTSAGAEAVRTLRASLMLAASGGLPTRLLVTSSAPGEGKTCLTTNLALAFAQMGKRVMLMDCDLRKPRVHNALGLDNAAGTSSYLTGNAQLADIIRESGHPGLHVITGGPPAPNPVDLLGSPLLAELLDELEARYDLILLDAPPTLGFADVPTLANRAGGACLLVAQAGSTPRHVLKHASEYLLRMQSKVLGVVLNKVSTRGSSYSYYGGYYGYGYGSHYGVPYSSADQAKVGRLGSGTSA; from the coding sequence ATGGACAGGAACGACGGAAGGAGCCTGACGCCGCGGAACGATCCGCCCGTCAACCCAGGCGCTGATCCTCCGGGCCCCTGGCGGGGCTACCAAGCCGGCCCCCCAGATGCCTTCCGCTATGGCGAAAGCTACATGGTCGTCGAGGAGGAGGTCTCGTACCGCCATTACCTCGACTTCCTGCTGCGTCGCAAATGGACAATCGCCGCCGCAACCACCGTATGCCTGGTCACGGCGTTGATCTACTCGCTCGCAGCCACGCCGACATACCGCTCCCGGACCGTGCTGCAGATTCAGCCCAACGGGCCGAACATCGTCGACTTCGCCTCCAGCATCCAGCAGAGCATCAACCAGGTTCAAGCCTACAAGGATTTTTTTCAGACCCAGTATTCGGTGCTCTCCAGCCGCGCACTTGCCAGCAGGACGGTCGACGCGCTGCGCCTTGCGGAAGAGCCGCTCTTCAATCCTCAGCTGAAGGAAAAAGGCGCCCTGGGCTCCTTCAAGGAGTGGCTCGTCGCGCTGCTGCCGGACGATAGCGCCGACGAACAGGTGGACGAGAAGACTGCGGCAGAGCGCGAACACAAGATGCTCGTCGACCTTCTGCTCAGCAACGTCATCGTTTCACCGAAGGAGGAATCCTACCTCGTCGAGGTCGCGTACATCGCGGAGGACCCGAAGCTGGCGCAGCGGATCGTATCGACGATGGCCAAGCAGTACGTCGAGCTGACGATGGACCAGAGCATCGGCTCGGCTGCCACGGCGAAGGACTTCATCGAGCAGCAACTCACCGTCACCAAGAGCCGCCTGGAGGAATCCGAGGTGGCACTGCAGGCGTTTGCCAAGGGCAAGGACATCTACGCGATCGAAGAGGAGGATAAGGTCCTGCGTGATCGCCTGGACGATCTGAGCAAGCGCGTGACCGAGGCCGAAGCGGAGCGAATCCGGCTGGAGGCGGAGCACCTGCAGGTCCAGGGGCCGATGCGCGCGAGCATGCCGGGAATCATCGACAACCCCCTGCTCAAGACACTCAAGGATCAGTTGTCCGAGGCCGAGGCCGAGCTCGCGCTGCTCCGCCAGACTTTCTCCAACGAGTTTCCAGACGTCCGCAGCATGGCCGCGAAGGTGGCCTCACTGCAGAAGCAGCTCAAGGAGACCGAGCAGGGACTGGTCAACAGCGTGGCCAGCGCCTACCAGACGGCGGTACAGCGCGAGAAGGATCTGCGCAAGACCCTGGATGAGCACCAGGCGGCAGTCGCGGACTTCGAGGCCAAGTCGGTCATGTTCAACATCATGAAGCGCGACATCGACACCAACCGGCAGCTCTACGAGAACCTGCTGTCGCGCTACAAGGAAATCGAGGTCGCCGGAGCGATGCGCGCCTCCAACATCACGGTGCTCGACCAGGCGGAAGTGCCGCTCAAGCACCACCGTCCGTTGCTCGCGCTCAATCTCGCGCTCGCGCTCGTGGTCGGCTTGTTCGGTGGAGTCGGAGTGGCGGTGTCGCAGGAGTACCTCGACGATACGGTCAAGAGTCCCGAGGACGTGGAACGGGCCGCGAGGCTCGCCACGCTGGCCGCCGTTCCCGTTTTTGCCGCCCCGGAAGACACGGCCGCTATGACGACCTATTCGCCGGATCGGCAGGTTGCGGTACTGCCGACATCGGCCGGTGCCGAGGCTGTGCGTACGTTGAGAGCGTCGTTGATGCTCGCAGCTTCGGGCGGCCTGCCGACGCGCCTCCTCGTCACGAGCTCGGCTCCAGGCGAAGGCAAAACGTGCCTTACCACCAATCTCGCGCTGGCTTTCGCCCAGATGGGCAAGCGCGTCATGTTGATGGACTGCGACTTGCGCAAGCCGCGCGTCCATAACGCGCTCGGCCTCGACAACGCCGCCGGGACGAGCAGCTACCTTACGGGAAACGCGCAGCTCGCAGACATCATCCGCGAGAGCGGTCACCCAGGCTTGCACGTGATCACGGGCGGGCCTCCCGCGCCCAATCCGGTCGATCTTCTCGGCTCGCCCCTGCTCGCCGAGCTACTGGACGAGCTCGAGGCTCGTTACGACCTCATCCTGTTGGATGCGCCGCCGACCCTCGGCTTCGCTGACGTACCGACGCTCGCGAATCGCGCAGGCGGCGCATGTCTGCTGGTGGCACAAGCCGGCTCGACTCCGCGTCACGTGCTCAAGCATGCATCGGAATATCTCTTGCGCATGCAGTCCAAGGTGCTGGGCGTGGTCCTGAACAAGGTCTCGACGCGCGGCTCGAGCTACTCGTACTACGGTGGCTACTACGGCTACGGGTACGGCAGCCACTACGGCGTGCCTTACAGCAGCGCGGATCAGGCCAAGGTAGGACGCTTGGGCAGCGGTACGTCCGCCTGA
- a CDS encoding LptA/OstA family protein, with the protein MRRVRDFGASARRGSRSLRGRRLRGFMVLLSAAALATVTAGARAENAVKNTDEALSSMAGVARNLKLADVPSPIDVTADRLEFDYNKGLLLYSGNVEVKHAGVVIKARDISVAFEPEGERSLKKITARGNVEVLREDETARGELAEYDPAAGTIVLSQNARLGSGNNVLSGERVVVYLKEGRATVQGGPATTPAGKTAEGAAPPGRVRVVIMPDGGGKKGGKGEDSAPAGKNP; encoded by the coding sequence GTGAGAAGGGTGCGCGACTTCGGCGCGAGCGCCCGCCGCGGCTCGCGCTCGTTGCGCGGGCGGCGGCTGCGCGGTTTCATGGTGCTTCTATCCGCTGCCGCTCTCGCAACCGTCACGGCGGGCGCGCGCGCGGAGAACGCGGTCAAGAACACGGACGAGGCGCTGTCGTCGATGGCGGGCGTGGCGCGCAACCTCAAGCTCGCCGACGTGCCCTCGCCCATCGACGTGACCGCCGACCGGCTCGAGTTCGATTACAACAAGGGGCTGCTGCTCTACTCCGGCAACGTCGAGGTCAAGCATGCGGGCGTCGTCATCAAGGCGCGCGACATCAGCGTCGCCTTCGAGCCGGAGGGCGAGCGCAGCCTGAAGAAGATCACCGCGCGCGGCAACGTCGAGGTGCTGCGCGAGGACGAGACCGCGCGCGGCGAGCTGGCCGAGTACGATCCGGCTGCCGGCACCATCGTCCTGTCGCAGAACGCGCGGCTCGGCAGCGGCAACAACGTGCTGTCGGGCGAGCGCGTGGTCGTCTACCTGAAGGAAGGTCGCGCCACGGTGCAGGGCGGCCCCGCCACCACGCCGGCCGGCAAGACGGCCGAGGGCGCCGCGCCTCCCGGCCGCGTACGAGTCGTGATCATGCCCGACGGCGGCGGCAAGAAGGGCGGCAAGGGCGAGGATTCCGCGCCCGCCGGGAAGAACCCGTGA